The nucleotide sequence TAAGCGATTAAATCCAAATACTCCTTATCAGAATAGAGATCGGACTTAGTGGCCAATATGATGTCTGCCACCGCCAGTTGTTGATTAAAAATGTCATGGTTTTTATATCGATCATCAGATATTTTTCTTGCATCGACCAAGCACACGGTTGATTTAAGGGCGATAACGTTTTGATAGTGAGGTTGACTTAACAGCTTAATCACCTCTTTGGGATGCCCTAACCCCGTAGGCTCAATTAATAATCTATCAGGCTTTGCTTTAGCGATAAGCTGATTAACGGCAACTTGCATAGGCACACTCGCAGCACAACATAAACATCCGCCCGCCACTTCGCGGATCTCAATGCTCTCCCCACCGCCTGATAACAAGGCGCCATCTATACCAATTTCACCAAACTCATTGACTAAAATAGCCCAAGTCTCTCCCTCTGGTTTACCCGCTAATAACTGCTTAATGAAGGTCGTTTTACCCACGCCCAAAAAGCCAGTGATCACATTGGTAGGAATAGGTTTTAGTATCATGATGGATCTCAAGTGACATGAAAGATCCGACAGTGTAGGTGGAAACCTGACAAGTCTCAATCTCTAGCCCCTTAACAGCAAGCACAAACAAAACCCAACCGTAACACCTCTGGATCATTTTCATCACAACACCGTAAAGAGTGTAAGTTTCTGCGTAAAAAGTCCGCACCCAGTCTCAAAAATCACGCTATTTTATAGCAAGCGAATTGACAGCTGTATAGAATCCTTCCGAAGCTCAAACAAATGAGCTCAAGATAATAATTACGATTAATAATAAAAATATGATGGGTCATAAAATGAAACTACTTAAAACCGCAGCAGCGGCCGCTATCTCTATGGCGTTATTAGCAGGATGTAATGACGACACAACCAACATTACCAATCCAGTTGAGCCAACGCCAGATGCAACGAACGTTCGCTTCAGCACATACAACCTCTCTTTCGACCGTTCTACGTTTGAAGAGCTTGTTACTGAGATGCAAATTACAGCTCCAGAGCAAGAAGTATTAATGCAAGGTTGGTTTGATGAAACCTTAACTGAGGCTGACCTTAAAATTGCTGAAAAGGTTATCCAGATCCGTAACGTGGCAGCGATTATTCAAACTGAGCGTCCAGCAGTATTGATGATGGGTGAGTTTAACAATGACGGTATCGCTAAAAACCAAGATGCTATCAAAGGTTTCCGCTTAAACTACCTTGCCGTACCTCAAAATAGTTTAGGAACAACATCTGATGAAAAGAAGATGCTTAAGCCGATTCAGTTCGCTTACGCTGAAAATTTCTCAACCAATACAGGTCTATTAAGTGACTTCGATCTAGACAGAGATGGAAAAGTTGCACTACCAGGCGATGCATGGGGCTTTGGCTTCTATCACGGTCAATATGCATTTGGCCTATTATCTCAGTACCCAATTGATACTGATAACATCCGTACTTTCCAAAACTTTAAATGGAAAGATATGCCGGGTGAAGTCAATCCAACTATCGTGAATTGTGACGATGATAAAAACCCAATTCCAGACGGCATGAAGTGTGGTGACGAGTGGTACTCAGCTGAAGCGTGGGCAGAAAAACCGCTTTCATCTAAAAACCATGTGGATGCACCGATCCTAATCCCAACCGCCACTGGCGAGAAAGTGGTTCATCTACTGCTATCACATCCAACACCGCCAGTATTCGATACAGTGACTGAAAATAACAAGTTATTGAATCGTGCTGAGATCGACTTCTGGAATGATTATGTTGCTGGTGAAGACTATATCTATGATGACGCAGGCAAAAAAGGCGGCTTAAGTTTAGATGCTTCGTTTGTTGTCATGGGCGATCTTAACGCCGATCCTGAAAATGGTGACGGCTTCCTTGATGCCATCCAAGATCTAATGAATCATAACCGTGTAAACACATTGGCTACAGACGGTGTCTACGCACCTAGCAGCTTTGGCTCTACAGAGTGTTATGCATTAGGTTTCTGTAAAGAGAACACCTTCCCAGAGCGAGTGACCAGTACCTTTGGCCTTCGTGTTGACCATGCCATTCCATCAAACGACCTTAACATCATAGATTCTGGTGTTTTCTGGCCTGCCACTTTCGAAGAGGGCTATATGTTGATGAATGATAAGCGTGTTGGAAAATGGGGTAACGGCAAAGATATCTCTTCTGATCACCGCTTAGTCTGGATTGAAGCTGAGCTTTAATCTGAAATAAACATCGCTTAATTAACCTAAAGGGAGCCAATTGGCTCCCTTATTTTTTACTATCCCATGGGGAAGTGAAGGTATAACCAGAAATGGCAAGCTTTCCACTGTCCTCCTTTAAAAATATGGACATGACAATGAAACCATAGTAAGTATTTAACACACAAAAGTCCAAATGTAGACTTTAAATAGATAAAAGTCTATTATTAAACTAGTGATTTATGAGAGGACCGATCATGCCTAACACTAACATTCAACATCAACACCTTGGTATTAACTCCGCTCACGCGTCTAAAGTGGGTTTTGACGCAGCAGTAACCATCCTTCAACACTGGGGATGTAAGACTGAGGCCATAACCCATATTTTGAGGGTTAACCGTTCATCTTACTTTGCCTATAAATCAGGTAAAAAAGCCTTCGTTTTGGATAAAGACCAACTCACTCGAATTAGCTATATTCTTAATATTCATGCCGCATTGAGACAGTTTTTCACCAACCCAGAAAACGTCTATGGCTATATGAATATGGTCAATAATAACCCCTACTTCGAAGGCCGTAAACCGCTTGAAATAATCGAAGCTGGAGATTTCGGAGCATTACACGAAGTTTACAAACGAGTTGATCAATTACGCAGTGGTGGATGGTCATAGTGAGTTCAACATTAACAAATAAAAAGACCTATCGTCTGGTTAATACAAGATTTCCTGCAATCGACATCTTTGATGACTGTGCCAATATCGATGAGTTTGAGGTTTTGTATGCTCTACAAAGCTTAACAAACCCTAGATTGCAAAATGAAACGGGGGATCTCACGTTATTAAATCTCGACCAAATTCCGTTTGGAATTAATGGCTGCTCCTATGCAACGGCTTCTTTTACTCACATAAATAGAGACGGCAGTAGATTCTCTAATGGCGAGTTCGGGGTTTTATACCTAGCTGACACTATGGAAACGGCTATTGCAGAAACTCGTTATCATGTTCAAAAGATGTTATCCCTTATTGAAGGGCTGCATTTTGAAATGATAGTGATGAAAGGTTTATCTTGTACCATAAGCGGCGATTTAATCGATATTAGTGCCAACACAATGGCAGAGATGCAAGCTACTGACATTTATCATCATAGTGATTACAGCACTTCCCAGCATTTAGGGTTTAAATACCGCAAACAAGGAGTAGAAGGATTGCACTATACGAGTGTGCGAAATCCAATGTCCAGTTGCTACGCCCTGTTTACGCCCAAAGGAGTCACAGAGATCATTCAGTCTGCGCATTACGAATATGTGTGGGATGGTAAGTCAATAGAAGTGAGAGGCATAACAGCGATTTGGTAAACATGTCGGATAACAAGGCTTAAGTGTCTTTTTGTTGGGTTCATTAATGTCTATTGTTTGCAGTATGCTTATATGCACACCGCAGGTGATAGGTACGAGCTTCAAATATTTCAGCCAATATCAATTCAGCCAGAAGCTCAAACTAGAACTAGAACTAGAAGATGCCATCAGCCTTCATTAGAAGGCTGAATATCATAATGATGTAAGGTTAATTCACCGTAATTAACGCTTCTTTTCACCTCTACGACTTGCATAGCTTGGTTTGTCGGCAGATTGACCGCCTGAACGTTTATGGGCTTGGCCTCTTTTAGCACTTGGCTTGCCTTTGCGTCTATCGACGTGCTTCTTAGCCGATGACTCTTCTGTATTTTCTCGATAACGAGCAGGAAGTGGAGTCCCCTCTTCATAACCTGGCACCACGATGCGAGGCAGCTTAAGTTCGATTAGTGCTTCGATCTCTGCAAGCTTCTTCTCATCGGCTGGACACACAAAAGAGATAGAATGTCCGGTGAGACCAGCACGTCCCGTACGTCCGATACGGTGAATGTAATCTTCAGCCTCAAATGGCAGCTCTATATTAACCACCAAAGGTAGGGCTTGAATGTCTAGCCCTCTGGCTGCGACATCAGTGGCCACCAGCACACGCAGTGCGCCGCTCTTAAACTCATCTAACGCACGGTTACGTGCGCCTTGGGTTTTATCACCGTGGAATACGGCACTCTTGAGTCCATCAAGCGTTAACTCTTTTTGAATATGTTCTGCGCTCTCTTTTGAACTGGCGAACACAAGTACTTGCTGCCAGTTATTACGACCGACTAATTCAGACAAGAGCTCTGACTTTCTGCGCTTATCGACTAAATACACTTCTTGTTCGACACTCGAGGCTGACTTACTGGTGGCCACATTGATCCACTTAGGCGCAGACAACATCTTCTCAGCTAAGATTTTTACATCATCGCTGTACGTAGCCGAAAAGAAGTGAGTCACATGCTGACGAGCGACCAAGGCTTTTACACGTTCAATATCACGCACAAATCCCATGTCCAGCATTCTGTCAGCTTCATCGATCACTAAGCTGGTGACGCTAGCAAGATCTAAACCATGCTGACCAATAAAGTCGAACAGTCGTCCAGGGGTAGCCACTAGAATGTCGACACCTGCATTTAGTGCTTTACGCTGCGGATTCATATTGGCACCGCCATAAACCGCCAAGGTTTTTAGCGAGGTGAACTGACTGTAACGGGTAATATTGTCGGCAACTTGAATGGCAAGCTCTCGTGTCGGCGTCAGTATTAATCCTCGCAGTGAGCTTACACTTAACGACTCCCGAAGCAGTTTTTCCAATAATGGTAGAGCAAATGCTGCTGTTTTCCCGGTTCCAGTTTCAGCGCAAGCCATGAGATCACAACCCGTTAAGGCTACAGGGATCACTTCTGATTGCACCTGAGTCAGTTTTTGATAACCACATGCCTCTATGGCTTCAATAATTGAAGGGGCTAAATCAAGTGTTTCGAATTTCATGGAAAGCGTGTCCGGGAAAATAAATGAGGCGGGAGTCTACCAAAATCATTGCTTATTGGCTATTAAGATAGCGGTTCATGGTGCAACTAAACTCTCTCAAATTAAGATAATAACAGGTATAACCTCTCTTAAATGCGGATATGCTAGACTAGCGCCAATTATCCTCGAGCCCATGACACCATGCAAAATAAAAAAGAGATGAATTACAGTAAAACCTTTCACTTCCCAATTCAGATCTATTATGAAGACACCGACTTTTCAGGTGTGGTTTATCACCCCAACTTTCTAAAGTATTTTGAGCGAGCAAGAGAGCATGTGATCGGCGCTAATGTCCTCGCTTCACTCTGGGAAGTACAAGGTTTAGGTTTTGCCGTATATCGCAGTGATATGCTTTGCCATGATGGGGTTGAGTTTGCGGATATTATCGATGTTCGAACCCAGTTCTACTTCGAGAGCAAATATAGAACGGTATGGAAGCAAGAGATTTGGCGTCCCAACGCTAGCAAGCCCGCAGTGACCGCGACCATAGAGATGGTGTGCATGAATAAAGCACGTCAACTGGCGCCTATGACACCAAGCTTACAGGCCCTACTAAACCAATCTTTCGAGTCTATCGTGACAATCTAACGATGTAAGCGATACCGAATTTGGGAATACAAGTGGTCTGTGAGTCAACGGCTTTATTTAGCTTGAAGCCGTTGCCAGTTTACCTCTAACTCTAAAGCACTCATTGGTTTTGCGAATAGGTCACCCTGAATTTTATCGACCCCCATCTCCACCAATAACTGCTTAATATCTTCGGTTTCAACCCCTTCCACGGTGACGCTAAAACCTAAGCCTTTAGCGAGTTCTATACTCGACTTCATAATATGTCTGGCATGTTTGTCAACCATCAACTCATCGATAAAAGCTTTATCAATTTTGACTTCATCGACCGGGAAATATTTAAGATAGGCAAGTGAAGAGTGACCTGTACCAAAATCATCAATCGCCACATCGACGCCAATCGTCTTCAGTTTTTTAATTGTTTCAACAGCCACCTCCATGTTATCCATCAACTTACTCTCAGTTATCTCGATGGAGAGCAGATTGGCCTCTAATCCATATTTATCAAACTTAGCTTGAATGTCGTCACACAAGGTGCCGCTAATAATATCTTTAGAGGAGAGGTTAACCGCCACTTGCAACACTAGGCCCGATTCATGCCATTTTGCTTGTTGGGAGATAACTTGATCCAGAGCCCATTGACTGACCAACTCGATCATTCCAGCATATTCAACAAGTGGGATAAATTCGGCGGGGGATATCATGCCTAAATCTTCATGGTCCCAGCGCATTAGCGCTTCAACTTGGCTACAACCTCCAGTTAATACATTTAATTTAGGTTGGTACACCATATACAACTCCCCTCTATCTAATGCCTTAGGAAGTTGGTTAATAATACCGAGTTGGCGTTGCTGGCTTAGATCATCCCCTTCTGAATAACTGGCAAATAGGTACTTATTCTCTTTGGCTTTAATCAGAGCTAAATCCAGTCGTCTTAATAGTTGACTCACATAGGTATGATGCAGTCCGAGATCCAGGTAGCCCATTTGAATTTGAATCGCTATTGGGATAGCCTGAATATCAAATGGAACTGCAAGTTCATTGCGGATCGTTAACAATGCAGTTTCATTTTGAGGTTGCTCAAAATAAAGCAGAAATTCATCTTCATTCATTCGAGCAAGAAAAGTAGCCGGGTTTTCGAGTTTATGTAGCCGCTCAGATAATGTCTGCAACAGTTTATCACCAATAGAGAAACCGAAGAGGTCATTGACGAATCGAAAATGATAAATATCAATAAGCACTAACGTACCTTGAGTAATAGGCATCAAGCTAAGGAAACGAGATTTAAGACCTAAACGATTGGCAAGTCCCGTCAGCTTGTCCTTGTCGTTTGGAACAGGCAATCCTTTGATGAAGTCGTGCCACGTGCTATACAGGGTTTGATATTTTTTAGGCACTGCAACATCAGCAAACTGTTCTGAAGCGATATGCCCTAAATGAAGGGTGTCTTCTTTACTCTTAAGAAGCTCCATTTGCTGTGTAAAAGATTGAATGAAATTAGCTTCATACTTTCTATACCGGTACCAAAAAATGGTACAAGCGATACAGACGATCAATAATAAAACTAAACACCAGCCAATTCCCACGCGAGTAACTCCCCTCCCCAACACATAAAAAAGTTAAATAAAGGCCCAATAACAAACTTTAAGGTTACCCTAATACCATCTCAAACCACAACTATTCGTAACTCGACTTAATCGAGTGATACTTTTCTAAAAACTCATCGTCAGCCAGCTGCTCCGCTGATACAGGTAGACCCCGTCTTGCGTACACATCTAACCTCTCTTCAAGTTCAACTCCAGCTCTCAACTCTCCAGTATAGAAAGCTGCCGCCCTGACAAAATCTAGGTAGCCTACATTATCCGGCAAGTAAGATAGATCCGACCACCTTTCTACTACTTCTGTCACTTCCGGAGCAAACTCCCAACTTTTAAGGACTGCGCGACCTATGGGTCCTTGCATCTTTCTCACCAGAGCCCTTAATTGATCTATGCTGGTAAATAACTCTGGACGGGCTTCCGCCTCTTTAAGTACCGGTAGAGCACCTATGTTATGTACCAAGCCCGCTAAGGTCAGCGTATCAAAACTGAGTCCGCTACCTTTATGGGTTTTACTATAAATATGTAGCATCGCACAGGCTGCTGAAGTGACTTCAATAGAGCAGCCCCATACTTCATCCATCACCTCCCACACCATCTCATTAGTTGAGATAAATAGCTGTTCCATCGCAGCGGATGTAGCAATGGATTTAATCTGAGTTAAGCCAATTCTAGTAACAGCACAGTTAACATTTTCAGCTTTTATGCCCCTGCTATAAAGTGCACTATTGGCGACCTTAATCATCCGTGCTGAAATCGCAGCATCTTGGCCAATAATTTCGGCAACTTGCTTAGGGCTTGAATCTGGTTTAGAAACCACTTCCTGAACTCTCATCGCGACCTCAGGCAAAGTCGGTAATACTAATGCATCTGCTTTCAACTTCTTTAAAAGGGCGACTAACAGTTGATGTTCAGTTGACATTTTTCATCCCCGTTTTGACTCAAAATTAATTATAGTTATAGATAAAGATGACCAAATTAGCCCTACCGTTAAATCCATTAACCGCATGCAGCAAATTGGTTAACAACCTGTTTAGATTCTAGCTAACTTTAGGATTTTTAGGGAGTAAAATAACTTTTTTTAGAAAATACTTATCCCCCCTGCTGTTGAGTAAAACTTGATATACTAGCGATGTGGAAGTTTCTGGGGCAAAATTTGATAACCACACCAACATTAAGTAGAATGCCCGCCCGTTTGTCACCCCAATATTTAGTTAACTGAGAGTAATTATGTTTAAACCTGAGCTACTGTCTCCCGCTGGGACACTGAAAAATATGCGTTATGCTTTTGCCTATGGAGCAGATGCTGTCTATGCAGGCCAGCCAAGATATAGCCTTAGGGTAAGAAATAATGACTTTAAACTAGAAAACCTAGCAACCGGTATTCAAGAAGCCCACGATCTTGGTAAG is from Shewanella sp. MTB7 and encodes:
- a CDS encoding thioesterase family protein, which produces MQNKKEMNYSKTFHFPIQIYYEDTDFSGVVYHPNFLKYFERAREHVIGANVLASLWEVQGLGFAVYRSDMLCHDGVEFADIIDVRTQFYFESKYRTVWKQEIWRPNASKPAVTATIEMVCMNKARQLAPMTPSLQALLNQSFESIVTI
- a CDS encoding DEAD/DEAH box helicase, translated to MKFETLDLAPSIIEAIEACGYQKLTQVQSEVIPVALTGCDLMACAETGTGKTAAFALPLLEKLLRESLSVSSLRGLILTPTRELAIQVADNITRYSQFTSLKTLAVYGGANMNPQRKALNAGVDILVATPGRLFDFIGQHGLDLASVTSLVIDEADRMLDMGFVRDIERVKALVARQHVTHFFSATYSDDVKILAEKMLSAPKWINVATSKSASSVEQEVYLVDKRRKSELLSELVGRNNWQQVLVFASSKESAEHIQKELTLDGLKSAVFHGDKTQGARNRALDEFKSGALRVLVATDVAARGLDIQALPLVVNIELPFEAEDYIHRIGRTGRAGLTGHSISFVCPADEKKLAEIEALIELKLPRIVVPGYEEGTPLPARYRENTEESSAKKHVDRRKGKPSAKRGQAHKRSGGQSADKPSYASRRGEKKR
- a CDS encoding antitoxin Xre-like helix-turn-helix domain-containing protein; this translates as MPNTNIQHQHLGINSAHASKVGFDAAVTILQHWGCKTEAITHILRVNRSSYFAYKSGKKAFVLDKDQLTRISYILNIHAALRQFFTNPENVYGYMNMVNNNPYFEGRKPLEIIEAGDFGALHEVYKRVDQLRSGGWS
- a CDS encoding putative bifunctional diguanylate cyclase/phosphodiesterase, which gives rise to MGIGWCLVLLLIVCIACTIFWYRYRKYEANFIQSFTQQMELLKSKEDTLHLGHIASEQFADVAVPKKYQTLYSTWHDFIKGLPVPNDKDKLTGLANRLGLKSRFLSLMPITQGTLVLIDIYHFRFVNDLFGFSIGDKLLQTLSERLHKLENPATFLARMNEDEFLLYFEQPQNETALLTIRNELAVPFDIQAIPIAIQIQMGYLDLGLHHTYVSQLLRRLDLALIKAKENKYLFASYSEGDDLSQQRQLGIINQLPKALDRGELYMVYQPKLNVLTGGCSQVEALMRWDHEDLGMISPAEFIPLVEYAGMIELVSQWALDQVISQQAKWHESGLVLQVAVNLSSKDIISGTLCDDIQAKFDKYGLEANLLSIEITESKLMDNMEVAVETIKKLKTIGVDVAIDDFGTGHSSLAYLKYFPVDEVKIDKAFIDELMVDKHARHIMKSSIELAKGLGFSVTVEGVETEDIKQLLVEMGVDKIQGDLFAKPMSALELEVNWQRLQAK
- a CDS encoding endonuclease/exonuclease/phosphatase family protein, which codes for MKLLKTAAAAAISMALLAGCNDDTTNITNPVEPTPDATNVRFSTYNLSFDRSTFEELVTEMQITAPEQEVLMQGWFDETLTEADLKIAEKVIQIRNVAAIIQTERPAVLMMGEFNNDGIAKNQDAIKGFRLNYLAVPQNSLGTTSDEKKMLKPIQFAYAENFSTNTGLLSDFDLDRDGKVALPGDAWGFGFYHGQYAFGLLSQYPIDTDNIRTFQNFKWKDMPGEVNPTIVNCDDDKNPIPDGMKCGDEWYSAEAWAEKPLSSKNHVDAPILIPTATGEKVVHLLLSHPTPPVFDTVTENNKLLNRAEIDFWNDYVAGEDYIYDDAGKKGGLSLDASFVVMGDLNADPENGDGFLDAIQDLMNHNRVNTLATDGVYAPSSFGSTECYALGFCKENTFPERVTSTFGLRVDHAIPSNDLNIIDSGVFWPATFEEGYMLMNDKRVGKWGNGKDISSDHRLVWIEAEL
- a CDS encoding HDOD domain-containing protein, giving the protein MSTEHQLLVALLKKLKADALVLPTLPEVAMRVQEVVSKPDSSPKQVAEIIGQDAAISARMIKVANSALYSRGIKAENVNCAVTRIGLTQIKSIATSAAMEQLFISTNEMVWEVMDEVWGCSIEVTSAACAMLHIYSKTHKGSGLSFDTLTLAGLVHNIGALPVLKEAEARPELFTSIDQLRALVRKMQGPIGRAVLKSWEFAPEVTEVVERWSDLSYLPDNVGYLDFVRAAAFYTGELRAGVELEERLDVYARRGLPVSAEQLADDEFLEKYHSIKSSYE
- a CDS encoding RES family NAD+ phosphorylase, producing MSSTLTNKKTYRLVNTRFPAIDIFDDCANIDEFEVLYALQSLTNPRLQNETGDLTLLNLDQIPFGINGCSYATASFTHINRDGSRFSNGEFGVLYLADTMETAIAETRYHVQKMLSLIEGLHFEMIVMKGLSCTISGDLIDISANTMAEMQATDIYHHSDYSTSQHLGFKYRKQGVEGLHYTSVRNPMSSCYALFTPKGVTEIIQSAHYEYVWDGKSIEVRGITAIW